The genomic stretch CTGGGTGAGGGGATGGAGCAATTGCGGGGTGCGCCCGACATCGCCCTTGTCGAATTGAGGCAGGTCTGCGCTGTCCGTTGCGGGCCCCACCCAGTGGTGGTTGGCGGCATGAATGGTGGCGGTGCCACTGCACCCCATGGTGATCTTGCCGCCACCGAGCCTGATGAAGGTGCCATCGCCGGTCACTAGCATGATTTCGTCACTGGCCATCACCTGCACCTTGCCGCCACTGGCGCTGATCTTGACGTTCTTGGCGGCTTCCAGGTGGGCATCAGCCTGCTGGGACTGTCCCAGCCATCTGCCCTGATGGGCGATCAGTTTCATGTCTTCACTTTGTGCAAACAGCGACACGCCTCGACCGGCATTGGCGACAATGCGCTCACCTGCTGCAAGCTGCCAGTGCTGTTGCGCAACGGTGTCGATGTTTTGCCCGGCATGGGTCGCCACCGTCTGCGGGGTGTTGAAGATCAAACCACTTGGCGCGGTCATGGCCACCATGGGCTCTCCGCCACCCGAGCGGTCTGGCGCGGTATTATTCCCCTCCTCCCACTGTTTGAGGTATGACTGCATTTGCTGGTGTGGCTCGCTTTGTGTGGCCTGTGCCTGATGCTTGCAGGCATATTCCCCCAGCTGCCTGAACAGTTTCAGGCACTCTTCCATTACCCGCAGCGTCTCATCACGTGACAACTGTGGCCCCTCGGCACGCAACTGCTCAAACGCGCTGATCAACATCCCCTTGCCCGAGCGCAACGCCAAGCTATCGTCGGTACGCAGCTCGGCACCGTTGCCACGTGGCTGGGCGCGGCCATCCTGGCGCGGATGCGCCAGCCATCCCAGGTTCAAGGCACTCTGCCCGACCGTGGTCGCCAACCGGGCCCGTACCTGGCCGGTGCTGTCATCGAACAGCAGCTCCGAATAGCTACCCCCCCGGTACTCCTTGCTCTTGAAGCCGCTCAGTGTCTTGTTGCCCGGCAGACTGCCCTGCGCGCTGAACTCCACCGCCGGGTGCTGCGCGTTGTGCACCACCGAACGCACGATCGGTCGGTCGATCTGCCCATCCAGAAAGTCCACCACCACTGCCTGCCCCACCCGTGGCAGGTAGCGTGCGCCCCAGCCCGCCCCGCTGATGGCTTGCTCCACCTGCAGCCAGCACGAGCTGTTGTCGCTGTGGCTGGCCCCGCTGCCGGTGTCGGCAGGGCGGTGGTCTTGCGGGCGCTGCCAGGGAAACTGGATCTTGATCCGGCCCCAGCGGTCGGTGTGGATCTCTTCCCCCGGGGGGCCGACCACGATGGCGATCTGCGGGCCAGGGGCGGTCGGCCCGGCATGGTGGTGCGGGTCGAACCAGGGCCGATAAGGCACTTGCCGCCGTTGCGCAGTCAGCTGGTTGTGGTAGATCGGCTGTTCCGTGTCCGCCAGCACCGGGAACAGGGTGTGCAGGCCCTGTCGGAACACGTCCTCGAAGTTGTTGCGGCCCTGGTGGCGCACCCGCAAGACGGCGAACTGGCGGTTGGCCGGTTCGTCCTGGTCATGGATGGCGTGCTCGGTCAGCTCGAACCATTGCCCG from Chitinivorax tropicus encodes the following:
- a CDS encoding type VI secretion system Vgr family protein encodes the protein RSLQPGAVSLQSYDFKAAGSAHSQLPTHHQYSAGSQTLVAALEDYDSPGNLYGADQADLDRYAKQRMEALEARAKQFTGCSSVPELQVGQWFELTEHAIHDQDEPANRQFAVLRVRHQGRNNFEDVFRQGLHTLFPVLADTEQPIYHNQLTAQRRQVPYRPWFDPHHHAGPTAPGPQIAIVVGPPGEEIHTDRWGRIKIQFPWQRPQDHRPADTGSGASHSDNSSCWLQVEQAISGAGWGARYLPRVGQAVVVDFLDGQIDRPIVRSVVHNAQHPAVEFSAQGSLPGNKTLSGFKSKEYRGGSYSELLFDDSTGQVRARLATTVGQSALNLGWLAHPRQDGRAQPRGNGAELRTDDSLALRSGKGMLISAFEQLRAEGPQLSRDETLRVMEECLKLFRQLGEYACKHQAQATQSEPHQQMQSYLKQWEEGNNTAPDRSGGGEPMVAMTAPSGLIFNTPQTVATHAGQNIDTVAQQHWQLAAGERIVANAGRGVSLFAQSEDMKLIAHQGRWLGQSQQADAHLEAAKNVKISASGGKVQVMASDEIMLVTGDGTFIRLGGGKITMGCSGTATIHAANHHWVGPATDSADLPQFDKGDVGRTPQLLHPLTQAGIPGVRYEITRNDGSVIHGVTDEQGRVAPIAHNAFENLRVRFMDSDD